From Falco cherrug isolate bFalChe1 chromosome 4, bFalChe1.pri, whole genome shotgun sequence, one genomic window encodes:
- the LOC102050894 gene encoding ubiquinol-cytochrome-c reductase complex assembly factor 5: protein MLVSRRVKRLLQLVPGKRRFGVYRFLPFFFLLGGAMEWFMINVRIGKETFYDVYRRKRSERQYEARMGKNEF from the exons ATGCTGGTCAGCAGGAGGGTGAAGCGCCTCTTGCAGCTGGTGCCCGGGAAGCGGCGCTTCGGCGTTTACCGGTTCCTGCCCTTCTTCTTCCTGCTGGGGGGAGCCATGGAGTGGTTCATGATCAACGTCCGCATCGGCAAGGAGACCTTCT ATGATGTTTACCGTAGGAAACGATCTGAAAGACAGTACGAGGCAAGgatgggaaaaaatgaattttag